A DNA window from Thermosynechococcaceae cyanobacterium Okahandja contains the following coding sequences:
- a CDS encoding response regulator has translation MQSDQQKRILGYFIEEAQEHLTTIEESLMNLQQVVNDPEAMSEMFRAAHSVKGGAAMLGLHSIQHTAHKLEDYFKVLREHPITVDSTLENLFLQGFDALRELLDELQGPFGLTEEIAAATLAKVDPVFHQLQEHLNALTQGSTTPAPEPVVARPSTVAPPPPVDPSYTFVFQTDVPERLRAMLQLFKQPDSAAVRQELMAECSNLGQLGETFALPQWVDLLAIAQQVVSNENQPLTALAPVVIKEIMAARDLVLSGQGHTITASENLLALQPPPPVVSEPAPVEVPPIEEPARVEAAPPVDAVTPVPADALEEVVEEPSLEGDGVTVFGEDSQTDLEELSDIFSLAGDLAAEWTDQVLDEQLVSLESSDFIDEDISDFLTVSSSATEASTPDIGLDELLTDIDSLLSEEPSDITTEEDINDLLLGEEPDTASEEVDIAAFLGEFTEASPSTLQPGADLIPEVTATAAEPPIDGALADLSVPDAESLSADAFSDVAAFLGDAPELTDALDNLVVENTAADALAEFVSAPPVEEVADLWAESVAPAGEEVTDLWAEPAAPVSESSSPPDSTAEHTSTVLEELDALIDESVPAADGAALAELDQLLQVEDAPAAPVFDDLEQLLNQEEEETPAPPAAASAADFDDLEQLLGTPSAPVAAPSPTSPGTDSGFQELESIIGAAAKTSAPRRREAAKSAALVEQTMRVPVRHLDSLSNLVGELVVNRNSLEDSQERLRQFLDNLLYQVQQLGDVSQQMQDLYERSLLESSLLGISAVRSGANQTQEARAHATGVEFDALEMDRFTGFHTLSQEVIERIVRVREAADDIQYVVDEVEQVARQFRQVTTQVQEGLSRSRMVPFREMSSRLPGAARRVASTIGKQVDLRVEGEDTLIDKGILEKLFDPMTHLINNAVYHGIEPAEVRQQLGKPEKGLIRVRAFYQGSQAIIAVSDDGGGIDPERVKQKAIEKGLLNPADAPNLSRQEVYAFLFQSGFSTKDQADALAGRGVGMDVVRKNLEDIRGTINIDSTVGKGTTFTIRLPLTLSITKALCCIDNHCRIAFPIDGVEDMLDLPQERIHTLEDGKQLLPWQDRQLPLRKLSDLLIYSRNISRSNVYGGSSQDDGMVSVVVLRSGDDLVAVQVDQVIGEQEIVIKQLTGPVPKPVGIAGVTVQGDGRAMAIADVLEIVNLSLDRMDREWRSSFGHDPTIGVAEPAEVATEPLVLIIDDSITVRELLSMTFTRAGYRVEQARDGQDAWEKLRSGLPCDLVFCDIEMPRMDGLELLSRIQKDPKLSQLPIAMLTSRGADRHRKMAAQLGAKGYFTKPYLEEQLLDAAARLLQGEVLVQEPTPTP, from the coding sequence ATGCAAAGCGATCAACAAAAGCGCATTCTCGGCTACTTCATTGAAGAGGCGCAGGAGCACCTGACCACCATTGAAGAGAGTTTGATGAATTTGCAGCAGGTGGTCAACGACCCCGAAGCCATGAGTGAGATGTTTCGCGCGGCTCACTCGGTTAAGGGGGGAGCGGCCATGCTGGGGTTGCACAGCATTCAGCACACGGCCCACAAACTCGAAGACTACTTTAAGGTTCTACGGGAGCATCCCATCACCGTCGATAGCACCTTAGAGAATCTGTTTTTGCAGGGGTTTGATGCTCTGCGGGAACTGCTCGATGAACTGCAAGGCCCGTTTGGGCTGACGGAGGAGATTGCGGCGGCCACCCTTGCCAAGGTTGACCCGGTGTTTCATCAACTGCAGGAGCACCTCAATGCGTTAACCCAAGGCAGCACAACGCCAGCACCAGAACCTGTGGTGGCTCGCCCCTCCACGGTTGCCCCGCCCCCGCCGGTTGATCCGAGCTATACATTTGTGTTTCAGACCGATGTGCCGGAGCGCCTACGGGCAATGCTACAACTCTTTAAGCAGCCCGATTCGGCGGCGGTGCGCCAAGAACTGATGGCAGAATGCTCCAACCTAGGCCAACTAGGGGAAACCTTTGCCCTACCCCAGTGGGTTGACCTGTTGGCGATCGCCCAGCAGGTGGTGAGTAACGAAAACCAACCCCTGACCGCCCTTGCTCCGGTCGTGATCAAGGAAATTATGGCGGCACGGGATCTGGTGCTCAGTGGCCAAGGCCATACCATTACCGCCAGTGAGAACCTGCTTGCGCTACAGCCACCCCCGCCAGTTGTCAGCGAACCCGCACCCGTAGAGGTTCCCCCCATTGAAGAACCGGCCCGAGTGGAGGCAGCGCCACCGGTGGACGCCGTCACCCCCGTTCCCGCCGACGCGCTTGAAGAGGTAGTTGAGGAGCCTAGCCTCGAAGGGGATGGGGTCACCGTGTTTGGGGAAGATAGCCAAACCGATTTGGAAGAGCTTAGCGATATCTTTAGTCTTGCTGGCGACTTAGCGGCAGAATGGACCGACCAAGTGCTGGATGAGCAACTGGTCAGTCTTGAGAGCAGCGACTTCATTGATGAAGACATCTCCGACTTCTTGACGGTCAGCAGCAGTGCGACAGAGGCCAGCACACCAGACATTGGCCTTGATGAGCTACTGACAGATATTGATAGCCTGCTCTCGGAAGAGCCAAGCGACATCACCACTGAAGAGGATATTAACGATCTACTCCTAGGGGAGGAGCCAGACACCGCCAGCGAGGAGGTTGATATTGCCGCGTTCCTCGGGGAATTCACTGAGGCGAGTCCATCCACCCTCCAGCCCGGCGCCGATCTTATCCCAGAGGTCACAGCCACCGCGGCAGAGCCACCTATTGACGGCGCGCTTGCGGATTTGAGTGTGCCTGACGCTGAATCCCTTTCTGCGGATGCCTTTTCGGATGTGGCGGCTTTTTTAGGGGATGCCCCCGAACTCACCGATGCCTTGGATAACCTCGTGGTGGAAAATACGGCGGCAGATGCGTTGGCTGAATTTGTCAGCGCGCCGCCTGTGGAAGAGGTTGCAGACCTGTGGGCAGAATCAGTCGCACCGGCAGGGGAAGAGGTTACGGATCTGTGGGCAGAGCCAGCAGCACCCGTCAGCGAGAGCAGTAGTCCGCCGGATAGCACTGCCGAGCACACCAGTACTGTCCTAGAGGAGTTGGATGCCCTCATTGATGAGAGTGTGCCAGCAGCGGATGGGGCTGCCCTTGCGGAACTCGATCAGCTTCTCCAAGTGGAGGATGCCCCTGCCGCCCCTGTATTTGACGATTTGGAGCAATTGCTCAATCAAGAGGAAGAGGAGACCCCTGCACCGCCAGCGGCGGCATCTGCGGCTGATTTTGATGATCTAGAGCAGTTGTTAGGAACGCCTAGCGCACCCGTAGCTGCGCCTAGCCCCACCAGCCCCGGCACCGATAGTGGTTTTCAGGAGCTAGAAAGCATTATTGGCGCTGCCGCCAAGACCAGTGCACCGCGACGGCGGGAAGCGGCCAAATCCGCCGCCCTAGTGGAGCAAACCATGCGGGTGCCGGTACGCCACCTCGACAGTTTAAGTAACTTGGTTGGGGAGTTGGTGGTTAATCGCAACAGCCTTGAGGATAGCCAAGAGCGCCTGCGCCAATTTTTAGATAACCTGCTCTATCAGGTACAGCAATTGGGGGATGTCAGCCAACAGATGCAGGATCTCTACGAGCGATCGCTCCTCGAGAGTTCTCTGCTAGGCATCTCGGCGGTACGCTCCGGCGCGAATCAAACCCAAGAGGCGCGTGCTCACGCCACCGGGGTGGAGTTCGATGCCCTCGAAATGGATCGGTTCACCGGCTTCCACACCCTGTCGCAGGAGGTGATTGAGCGGATTGTACGGGTGCGGGAGGCCGCAGACGACATCCAGTACGTAGTGGATGAAGTGGAGCAGGTGGCGCGGCAATTTCGCCAAGTGACCACCCAAGTCCAAGAAGGGCTGAGCCGCTCACGAATGGTGCCCTTCCGCGAAATGTCTTCCCGCTTGCCTGGGGCAGCGCGACGGGTGGCCAGCACCATTGGGAAGCAGGTGGATCTACGGGTAGAAGGGGAAGATACCCTAATTGATAAGGGCATTCTCGAAAAGCTCTTTGACCCGATGACCCACCTCATCAATAACGCCGTCTATCACGGCATTGAGCCGGCAGAGGTACGCCAGCAATTGGGGAAACCCGAAAAAGGTCTGATTCGTGTCCGGGCCTTTTACCAAGGTAGCCAAGCCATTATTGCCGTCAGTGACGATGGCGGCGGTATTGACCCCGAGCGGGTGAAGCAGAAAGCCATTGAAAAGGGGTTGCTCAATCCTGCGGATGCCCCGAATCTCTCGCGGCAAGAGGTGTACGCCTTCCTATTCCAATCCGGTTTTAGCACGAAAGATCAGGCGGATGCCCTCGCGGGACGGGGTGTCGGCATGGATGTGGTGCGCAAAAACCTTGAGGATATTCGCGGCACCATTAACATTGATTCGACGGTGGGCAAAGGAACCACGTTTACTATTCGCTTGCCCCTGACCCTCAGCATTACGAAGGCTCTCTGCTGCATTGATAATCACTGCCGCATTGCCTTCCCCATTGATGGTGTCGAGGATATGCTGGATTTGCCCCAAGAGCGGATTCATACCCTAGAGGATGGCAAGCAGTTGCTACCTTGGCAGGATCGCCAACTGCCGCTGCGCAAATTGAGCGATCTGCTCATCTACAGTCGCAACATTAGCCGCAGTAATGTCTATGGCGGCAGCAGCCAGGACGATGGCATGGTCTCGGTGGTGGTACTGCGCAGTGGCGATGATCTGGTGGCGGTGCAAGTCGATCAGGTGATTGGTGAGCAGGAAATTGTGATTAAGCAGTTGACTGGGCCTGTACCCAAACCGGTGGGCATTGCTGGGGTCACGGTTCAGGGGGATGGCCGCGCCATGGCGATCGCCGACGTGCTTGAAATTGTAAACCTCTCCCTAGATCGCATGGATCGGGAGTGGCGGAGTTCCTTTGGCCACGATCCCACGATTGGGGTTGCTGAGCCTGCTGAAGTGGCAACAGAACCGTTGGTGCTGATTATTGACGACTCGATTACCGTACGGGAACTGCTCTCGATGACCTTTACCCGTGCTGGCTATCGGGTGGAGCAAGCGCGTGACGGTCAGGATGCATGGGAGAAACTGCGCTCGGGGCTACCCTGCGATCTGGTCTTCTGTGACATTGAGATGCCGCGTATGGACGGTCTCGAGTTACTCTCCCGCATTCAAAAGGATCCGAAGCTGAGCCAACTGCCCATTGCCATGCTCACCTCCCGTGGGGCCGATCGCCACCGCAAGATGGCGGCACAACTGGGAGCCAAGGGCTATTTCACCAAGCCCTACCTCGAAGAGCAGTTACTGGATGCAGCGGCACGGTTACTACAGGGTGAAGTTCTTGTGCAGGAGCCTACCCCAACCCCATGA
- a CDS encoding methyl-accepting chemotaxis protein — MASSSTHHTQEYQKAVAAYVQGHYDEAAKITDALVGTRPDDPNLRLLRGHIYCCQQQYNEAHTQYQEVLNHTTDPDLITLANESIAKIQDFIRPEPAPHNGGHDWDNEDSAATSLQGDHTILQGDHTMVQGAAASSPELSLDSFENFGTDLGDFSESSPFDDLDISDIESEYAMGAEASAFNPFDEDATLDSADDPFNLPPLTEPQPSLTLDEFGLEENIPEIPIGESVQPIGTDAVDDDDVTMLMGNSPFGTEAAPVSEPAPAAPTDDHEALDALFDFAAEADTPALEDPFQAFPAAVDDADATPAAEELALFPEAPPVEEETSAAAISDLLSSETEVDLLPEVAAATPDSSDEEGLFESFTNPDLSDLGDLVAEPLAPDNFDPGLFDDEEQTIAMSQFPTPDPTVVPSMDAPAAQPASPPDFGEDETIAMTSVPPFSPEMEATGDETIALSQQSSFDPNTFTNVETEAAASLEEIANFDFGSFELEDFSAEEPAPAPVDFDEEMTIANPQLHPDFGSSSSEAQTDLGTETFAVLPDEFDLSQDSLADLAEFSLDLDPAATSSASSAQDSAQELSTFAQQPAAAASRPVTPPRPVSSPTPTVTPTPPSPATAAGSFSQQNLTSAVTTGVLSALAAGAVGLGFSAPTPVPVVGGTAAGLTAGLAAYALGQRSISRVKRFCTDLQAQCNAVIAGDMTARVPVTSNDELGLLAQSFNQMTDTIQQITSDAQKKAEENERQRDDLQRQVIRLLDDVEGAARGDLTVQAEVTADVLGAVADSFNLTIHNLRTIVQQVKVAAQQVSRGAAENETFARSLSADALRQAEELAVTLNSVQMMTNAIQRVAESAQEANAVARNASETALRGGEAVERTVAGILQIRETVAETTRKVKRLAESSQEIAKIVGVISSIANRTNLLALNASIEAARAGESGRGFAVVADEVRQLADRAAKASKEIEQIVLQIQSETGAVMTAMEEGTQQVIEGTKRAEQAKHSLEDIIQVSSQIDALVRSITNSTVEQTESARAMAQVMQSIELTAQATSQEAQRVSDSLQGLVSVARNLQTSVERFRVESTEDQA, encoded by the coding sequence ATGGCATCCAGTAGCACCCATCACACCCAAGAATACCAGAAAGCCGTTGCCGCTTACGTTCAAGGACACTACGACGAAGCCGCAAAAATTACCGATGCGTTGGTGGGCACTCGACCGGATGATCCCAATTTACGACTGCTGCGGGGGCACATCTACTGCTGCCAGCAACAGTACAATGAGGCACACACTCAGTATCAAGAAGTGCTCAACCACACCACTGATCCTGACCTCATTACCCTTGCCAACGAAAGTATTGCCAAAATCCAAGACTTTATTAGGCCTGAGCCTGCTCCCCACAATGGCGGTCACGACTGGGACAACGAAGACTCTGCGGCCACCAGCCTCCAAGGGGATCATACCATCCTCCAAGGCGACCACACCATGGTTCAGGGAGCCGCCGCCAGTTCCCCAGAGCTGAGCCTCGATAGCTTTGAGAACTTTGGCACCGATCTTGGAGATTTTAGTGAGAGTAGTCCCTTCGACGACCTAGACATTTCCGACATTGAAAGTGAGTACGCGATGGGTGCCGAGGCATCGGCCTTCAATCCCTTTGACGAAGATGCCACCCTTGACAGTGCCGACGATCCCTTCAACTTACCCCCCTTAACAGAGCCACAGCCCAGCCTGACCCTAGATGAATTTGGTCTTGAGGAAAATATTCCCGAAATCCCCATCGGCGAATCGGTTCAGCCCATCGGTACCGACGCTGTCGATGACGACGATGTCACCATGCTTATGGGCAACTCCCCCTTTGGCACTGAGGCGGCTCCGGTTAGCGAACCTGCTCCAGCAGCACCCACCGATGATCACGAGGCACTCGATGCCCTATTTGATTTTGCTGCCGAGGCCGATACGCCCGCCCTCGAGGATCCCTTCCAAGCATTCCCGGCAGCCGTTGACGACGCCGATGCCACCCCAGCGGCAGAAGAACTGGCGCTTTTCCCGGAAGCCCCCCCCGTCGAGGAAGAAACCTCTGCTGCCGCCATTAGTGACCTGTTGAGCAGCGAAACGGAGGTCGATCTGCTGCCAGAGGTTGCCGCCGCCACGCCTGATAGCTCGGATGAAGAAGGTCTTTTTGAGAGCTTTACTAACCCTGACCTCAGCGATCTGGGCGATTTGGTGGCTGAGCCGCTAGCGCCCGATAACTTTGATCCCGGCCTCTTTGACGATGAAGAGCAGACCATTGCCATGTCGCAGTTCCCAACGCCGGATCCGACCGTTGTCCCCTCCATGGATGCGCCAGCCGCACAACCTGCCTCACCCCCAGACTTTGGCGAGGATGAAACCATTGCCATGACCAGTGTGCCCCCCTTCTCCCCAGAAATGGAGGCCACCGGGGATGAAACGATCGCCCTCTCGCAGCAGAGCAGCTTTGATCCAAATACGTTTACAAACGTTGAGACCGAGGCCGCAGCGTCCCTAGAAGAAATTGCCAACTTTGACTTCGGCAGCTTTGAGCTAGAGGACTTTAGCGCGGAAGAGCCAGCACCCGCGCCTGTTGACTTTGACGAAGAAATGACGATCGCCAACCCGCAACTGCACCCGGATTTTGGCTCTAGCAGTAGCGAAGCCCAAACGGATCTTGGCACCGAAACCTTTGCGGTTTTACCCGACGAATTTGACCTCAGCCAAGATAGCCTCGCGGACTTGGCGGAGTTCAGCCTTGATTTGGATCCAGCCGCAACCAGTAGCGCCAGCAGTGCTCAGGATAGTGCCCAAGAACTCTCCACCTTTGCCCAGCAGCCTGCCGCTGCCGCAAGCCGCCCCGTGACACCACCGCGACCTGTGTCCTCCCCAACCCCAACGGTGACACCAACACCCCCTTCCCCAGCAACCGCTGCCGGATCCTTTAGTCAGCAAAACCTGACCTCTGCCGTCACCACTGGCGTATTGTCAGCCCTAGCTGCCGGGGCAGTGGGTCTCGGGTTTAGTGCCCCCACCCCCGTTCCCGTTGTCGGCGGAACTGCCGCTGGCTTGACCGCTGGCTTAGCCGCCTATGCCCTTGGCCAGCGGAGCATTAGTCGTGTGAAGCGCTTCTGCACCGACCTACAGGCTCAGTGTAATGCCGTGATTGCTGGGGATATGACCGCACGGGTACCGGTCACCAGTAACGACGAGCTAGGCCTGCTGGCGCAAAGCTTTAACCAAATGACCGATACAATCCAGCAGATCACCTCCGACGCTCAGAAAAAAGCGGAAGAGAACGAACGGCAGCGGGATGATCTGCAGCGGCAGGTGATCCGACTCCTAGACGATGTGGAAGGCGCCGCTCGCGGTGACCTAACCGTACAAGCGGAAGTCACTGCCGACGTGCTCGGTGCCGTGGCGGATTCCTTTAACCTCACCATTCACAATCTCCGCACCATTGTCCAACAGGTAAAAGTTGCGGCACAGCAGGTGAGCCGCGGTGCTGCCGAAAACGAAACCTTTGCCCGTAGCCTCTCTGCGGATGCCTTACGGCAGGCGGAGGAGTTAGCGGTCACCCTTAACTCGGTGCAAATGATGACCAACGCCATTCAGCGGGTGGCCGAAAGTGCCCAAGAAGCCAATGCGGTGGCGCGTAATGCCTCTGAAACAGCACTGCGGGGCGGTGAGGCGGTGGAGCGCACTGTGGCCGGTATCCTTCAAATTCGCGAAACGGTGGCCGAAACAACCCGCAAAGTAAAACGGCTGGCGGAGTCCTCCCAAGAAATTGCCAAAATTGTCGGTGTGATTTCCTCCATTGCCAACCGTACCAACCTCCTAGCCCTCAACGCCAGTATTGAGGCGGCTCGGGCGGGTGAATCGGGTCGGGGATTTGCGGTGGTGGCAGATGAGGTACGCCAACTGGCAGACCGTGCTGCGAAGGCCTCCAAAGAAATTGAGCAGATTGTGCTGCAAATTCAAAGTGAAACCGGCGCGGTGATGACGGCCATGGAAGAAGGGACGCAACAGGTGATTGAGGGGACGAAACGGGCAGAGCAGGCGAAGCACTCCCTTGAAGACATCATTCAGGTGTCCTCCCAAATTGATGCGCTGGTGCGCTCGATTACCAATTCAACGGTTGAGCAAACGGAGTCTGCCCGTGCGATGGCGCAGGTGATGCAGTCTATTGAGCTAACGGCTCAAGCCACCTCGCAAGAGGCACAGCGGGTGTCTGATTCGTTGCAAGGGCTAGTGAGTGTGGCTCGCAACCTGCAGACATCGGTGGAACGGTTCCGCGTTGAAAGTACTGAAGACCAAGCCTAA
- a CDS encoding chemotaxis protein CheW: MFSSSDLLAQNTPLESGTMDALQTPEGDLHILFTIASGDALALSAVGVREVVAVSPDRITPVPNTSPLLLGILNLRGQVIWVTDTGKFLGDDTPLNTDRPELSVIAIEDDELIVGLAVHQVKGMEWLNTEQIKPATNISDNMAPFIRGEWLLEGEQQQIVKLLDPLAILRSARWGL, translated from the coding sequence ATGTTTAGTAGCTCGGATCTCCTAGCGCAAAATACCCCCCTAGAAAGCGGCACCATGGATGCCCTGCAAACCCCAGAGGGGGATTTGCATATCCTGTTTACCATTGCCTCCGGCGATGCCTTAGCGCTCTCCGCCGTTGGCGTGCGGGAAGTCGTGGCCGTCAGTCCCGACCGGATTACCCCAGTACCCAACACATCCCCCCTGTTGTTGGGCATCCTCAACCTGCGGGGGCAAGTGATCTGGGTTACCGACACCGGCAAATTCCTCGGAGATGACACCCCCCTCAATACCGACCGACCCGAACTATCGGTGATTGCGATCGAAGACGACGAACTCATCGTCGGCTTAGCCGTGCATCAGGTCAAAGGGATGGAGTGGCTGAATACCGAACAGATCAAGCCCGCCACCAATATCAGCGACAACATGGCACCCTTTATTCGGGGCGAATGGTTACTCGAGGGCGAACAGCAGCAGATTGTTAAACTCCTTGATCCACTGGCCATTCTACGGAGTGCCCGCTGGGGTCTGTAA
- a CDS encoding response regulator produces MSKVLVVEDSPPQREMISELLAKTGFEVTIASDGVEAIEQLQSLTPDLVVLDIVMPRMNGYEVCRQIKSDPRTQNIPVVICSSKGEEFDRYWGMKQGADAYITKPFDPKELIGTIKQLLRG; encoded by the coding sequence ATGAGCAAAGTCTTAGTTGTTGAAGATAGCCCACCCCAGCGGGAAATGATTAGTGAACTACTCGCCAAGACAGGCTTTGAAGTAACCATTGCCAGCGATGGGGTTGAAGCCATAGAGCAATTGCAGAGCCTCACCCCCGATCTTGTGGTTCTAGATATTGTCATGCCCCGGATGAACGGCTACGAAGTATGCCGCCAAATCAAGTCAGATCCGCGCACCCAAAACATTCCTGTCGTGATTTGTAGTTCAAAAGGGGAAGAATTTGATCGCTACTGGGGCATGAAACAAGGTGCCGATGCGTATATCACTAAACCCTTTGACCCCAAAGAACTCATTGGTACCATCAAACAACTCCTACGAGGCTAG
- a CDS encoding response regulator yields the protein MEGRLNDTDIYTLCQTLVLGQRTGELYIEDERNQVWLLFLSHGHLVYIADRYSQGLERLQDLLYGQGIPLPNPEELIESRSGASWVEYECLWWLLSHCTLAQIQTLWRSILRESLFDIVSVNRGWFKFCSSSPLTPQWHSLPLSLLLNDSLSHLREWKKLHPYLRSLDQPLEITTLKPNPPEPRLRQLEPLIQEYLSVRRLSRCLGRDVVTVGKLLLPYLHQGYIQLSSQSTNNNQSRPFPPLAWRRSPRVVCVDDAATVRQVVESTLQEAGYEATAIAHPLTALSLIFQLNPDLIFCDIAMPELDGYELCTLLRHTPRFRYTPIIMLTSLVGLPERLRAKIAGATDYLSKPFTTNELLTITQQYIGVASPLQASTAEPLTDVLEQEAVETPSP from the coding sequence ATGGAAGGGCGCCTCAACGATACCGACATCTATACCCTGTGCCAGACCCTAGTCCTAGGGCAACGCACCGGCGAGCTATACATCGAGGATGAGCGCAATCAAGTGTGGCTGCTGTTCCTCAGTCATGGTCATCTGGTCTATATTGCCGATCGCTACAGCCAGGGTCTAGAACGGCTCCAAGATCTTCTCTACGGCCAGGGCATTCCCCTGCCTAATCCCGAAGAGTTAATTGAAAGCCGCTCCGGTGCCAGTTGGGTAGAGTACGAGTGCCTGTGGTGGCTGCTATCCCACTGCACCTTGGCGCAAATTCAAACCCTGTGGCGATCAATCCTGCGGGAAAGCCTCTTTGACATTGTGAGCGTCAATCGCGGTTGGTTTAAGTTTTGCAGCAGCAGCCCCCTTACCCCCCAGTGGCATAGCTTACCCCTTAGCCTGCTGCTCAACGATAGCCTCAGCCATCTGCGGGAATGGAAAAAACTCCATCCCTACCTACGTTCCCTCGATCAGCCGCTGGAAATCACCACCCTCAAGCCGAACCCACCCGAGCCGCGGTTGCGGCAGTTAGAACCCCTGATCCAGGAGTACCTCAGTGTGCGGCGACTGAGTCGCTGCTTAGGGCGCGATGTGGTCACCGTCGGTAAACTGCTGCTGCCCTACCTACATCAGGGCTATATTCAATTGAGTTCCCAGAGCACTAACAACAACCAAAGCCGTCCCTTCCCACCCTTAGCCTGGCGGCGATCGCCCCGGGTCGTCTGCGTTGACGATGCCGCCACCGTCCGTCAAGTTGTCGAATCCACCCTCCAAGAGGCCGGCTACGAAGCCACCGCGATCGCCCACCCCCTCACCGCCCTCAGCCTTATTTTTCAACTTAACCCCGACCTCATCTTTTGCGACATTGCCATGCCCGAACTCGACGGCTACGAGTTGTGCACCCTACTGCGCCACACCCCCCGCTTTCGTTACACCCCCATCATCATGCTCACCAGCCTCGTCGGCTTACCGGAACGGCTACGCGCCAAAATTGCCGGTGCCACCGACTACCTCAGCAAACCCTTTACCACCAACGAGCTACTCACCATTACCCAGCAATACATTGGCGTCGCCTCCCCCCTGCAGGCAAGCACCGCCGAACCCCTCACAGACGTGCTAGAACAAGAAGCAGTTGAGACCCCCTCCCCTTAA
- a CDS encoding MerR family transcriptional regulator has product MATIQEYIHVQDQWSLDELVEIANELLPQHLPQEDSKNRVLEEVNPRLVRHYTSCKLIDRPARIGREGRYGYRHLVQLLVVRRLLMEGYTAGAIYKLVYRMSTPELRALLEQGVHLQLNPPPINPALAFLQQVQDRTEHRYSEPVRASAVRREVPSPNSPQPETWNRLEVVPGFEVHIREDFDFPQINRDQEALVKQLVQLLSSYTQR; this is encoded by the coding sequence ATGGCAACAATCCAAGAATACATCCACGTTCAGGATCAATGGTCATTAGATGAGTTGGTAGAAATTGCCAACGAGCTACTGCCCCAACACCTGCCCCAAGAAGACTCTAAAAACCGCGTTTTAGAGGAAGTGAACCCGCGTTTGGTGCGCCACTACACCTCCTGCAAGCTCATTGATCGCCCTGCCCGCATTGGTCGGGAAGGCCGCTATGGGTATCGACATTTGGTACAACTGCTGGTGGTGCGCCGCCTCCTGATGGAAGGCTACACAGCGGGTGCCATCTATAAGCTGGTTTACCGCATGAGTACGCCAGAGCTACGCGCCCTCCTCGAGCAAGGGGTGCACCTACAATTGAATCCGCCCCCGATTAATCCTGCCCTTGCCTTTTTACAGCAGGTACAAGATCGCACCGAGCATCGCTACTCTGAGCCAGTGCGTGCCAGTGCTGTGCGTCGGGAGGTGCCTTCTCCCAATTCGCCCCAGCCGGAAACGTGGAACCGCCTTGAGGTGGTACCGGGGTTTGAGGTGCACATTCGTGAGGACTTTGACTTTCCCCAGATTAACCGCGACCAAGAAGCGCTCGTCAAGCAATTGGTACAGTTGCTCTCTTCCTATACCCAGCGCTAG